The following is a genomic window from candidate division WOR-3 bacterium.
GGATACTTTTTTCAATAATTTAAAAGGAACAGGATTACCCATTTTTTCATATTGATAGTATTGATTATAATCAACTTCCATTTTCCTGGCAAATGTCTTTTCATCAAGCTTAAGAAATTCCCGTAGTGTCCATAGTCTTTTATTGGGGGTTTCAATTCTTTCCAGAATAAGATTCTTCTGGTAGATTTCCAATGGCACCACCTTAATAGCAAATTCTCTTAATATTTCTAAAGCATTTAAATTATTTTTGAAATTCACTTTGAACCTTTCCTCAATTCCTCTAATTTATCAATATCAATCAGATCAAGAGCCCTGCCACTTTGTTTTTTCATTTTAATTAAATCAGCATAGGCGATTACTGAAATTTCAAAATCACCGACCTTTTTACGCACCACCTCTATATCAGAAAAATTTACTGTCAACAAAACATCTATTTGTAGCATTTGCTGGTCAGGATTATAGAAGGTAATCACTTTTGCATTCTTTTCTTGAATCCATATATTCCTTTTCTTTGCATCTGCAAGGTCCGTTGGTTCAATTGGGGGACCCGGTTTAAATTTGAGAAAATCCATTGCTTGTTTAAATCTTTTGACATTCTCTCGGGAGAAATCTACTATCAAATCAATGTCTTTTGTAAATCTTATGTATCCATACAATACTACTGCAACACCACCAACAACTGCATATCTTACTCTATATTTTTCAAGGGTTTGTAATATATCTTCTATCTTCAATTTTATAGGTAGTTGGGTTAATTAATTTTTAAGTAAAATTAGGATTTTTCAGACTCAACAAAAAACAATTCCAAAAACCGGATATTTCCTACCTCAACCGGATTGGCGAATATTTCAACCTCAATCTCCTTATAATTTTTATCCAGTAGTTTTGATTT
Proteins encoded in this region:
- a CDS encoding helix-turn-helix transcriptional regulator, with amino-acid sequence MNFKNNLNALEILREFAIKVVPLEIYQKNLILERIETPNKRLWTLREFLKLDEKTFARKMEVDYNQYYQYEKMGNPVPFKLLKKVSKTFNVSIDWLTCRKPLYPIEIVTRKMKQSGFAE